Proteins found in one Thalassomonas actiniarum genomic segment:
- a CDS encoding AsmA family protein: MNKLASIAIIILLICGGALWYFASGSLNLFIKEQIEQQGKAYTEQQVTVGEVDVKLTQGAGSIKGLTLANPANYQQKNAFSMEDVTLDINIKSLTEEPIVIDEIRIIAPQAFVEVSKTGSSNFNEILDALERNLPKSDKPSQPASEEPAQSKQPEPKVRVEKITVAGVALTLDLSQLGNKAHQLTLPEISLTKVGGEQGLPASQLGGEIIKQVLKKISKAAKEEQKQKIKDKITDKIKDKITDLFK; this comes from the coding sequence GTGAACAAACTAGCAAGCATAGCAATAATCATTTTATTAATTTGTGGCGGCGCCCTCTGGTATTTTGCCAGCGGCTCCCTCAACCTTTTTATCAAAGAGCAGATAGAACAACAGGGTAAAGCTTATACCGAGCAGCAAGTCACGGTCGGCGAGGTAGATGTCAAGTTGACCCAGGGGGCGGGCAGCATCAAAGGGCTGACCTTAGCCAATCCTGCCAACTACCAGCAAAAAAATGCCTTCTCGATGGAAGATGTCACTTTAGATATCAATATCAAAAGCCTGACCGAAGAGCCGATAGTCATTGATGAAATCCGTATTATTGCGCCCCAGGCTTTTGTCGAAGTATCAAAAACCGGTAGCTCCAACTTTAACGAAATTTTAGATGCGCTGGAGCGTAACCTGCCTAAATCGGATAAGCCTTCGCAACCGGCCAGCGAAGAACCGGCACAATCAAAACAGCCGGAGCCTAAAGTCAGGGTTGAGAAAATCACAGTTGCCGGGGTTGCCCTGACCTTAGATCTGAGCCAGCTTGGCAATAAAGCCCATCAGCTCACCCTACCGGAAATCAGCCTGACCAAGGTTGGCGGCGAGCAGGGTCTGCCGGCTAGCCAGTTAGGCGGTGAAATTATCAAGCAGGTATTGAAGAAAATCAGCAAGGCCGCAAAAGAAGAACAAAAACAAAAAATTAAAGATAAGATCACAGATAAGATAAAAGACAAAATCACAGACCTGTTTAAATAA
- a CDS encoding efflux RND transporter periplasmic adaptor subunit yields the protein MSNSITRRLPLLLLLSLLIALVAYLSWPTVKADKQQKNRVIAVKTAIISQSEFRDVVEALGTARANEQVLITSKYSDLVDEISFDDGQQVKKGEVLVRLNRQEEVAKVRELEANLAESVAQLNRFQDLLKKKATSKSELDQQDAQTKAISAQLMSARTKLSDLTIKAPFDGVLGFREISVGAYIDSGDVITSLDDLSVIKVDFTVPERFLPTIVVGQKITATNVAYQEQVFTGEIATIDSRIDPQTRTLKIRGKIPNPGLKLRPGMLLNITIERHTDMVLQVPESAVIPIEDKHFVFVVSDNKALRKAIRIGRRQPGKVEVLSGLEERDAVVIEGALKLREGIQVSVLEDKQ from the coding sequence ATGTCCAATTCCATTACCAGGCGCCTGCCATTATTGTTACTATTATCCCTGTTAATTGCTTTGGTTGCTTATTTAAGCTGGCCGACGGTAAAGGCAGATAAACAGCAAAAAAACCGGGTGATTGCGGTAAAAACCGCCATCATCAGCCAGTCGGAATTTAGAGATGTGGTAGAGGCGCTGGGGACAGCCCGGGCCAACGAGCAGGTATTGATCACTTCCAAATATTCAGATCTGGTGGATGAAATCTCCTTTGATGACGGCCAGCAGGTGAAAAAAGGCGAGGTGCTGGTCAGGTTAAACCGTCAGGAAGAAGTGGCGAAAGTGCGGGAGCTTGAAGCCAACCTGGCTGAATCGGTAGCCCAGCTCAACCGCTTCCAGGATTTGTTAAAGAAAAAAGCAACGTCAAAATCCGAACTGGATCAGCAAGATGCCCAAACCAAGGCGATATCGGCCCAGCTGATGAGTGCCCGTACCAAACTCAGTGACCTCACCATTAAAGCACCTTTTGACGGTGTGCTCGGCTTCAGGGAGATCAGTGTCGGCGCCTATATCGACTCCGGGGATGTGATCACCAGCCTGGATGACTTAAGTGTGATCAAGGTAGACTTTACCGTGCCGGAGCGTTTTTTACCTACCATAGTCGTAGGGCAGAAGATCACTGCCACTAACGTTGCCTACCAGGAGCAGGTATTTACCGGGGAAATTGCCACCATAGACAGCCGTATCGACCCGCAAACCCGTACCTTAAAAATACGCGGAAAAATCCCCAACCCCGGGCTGAAACTACGTCCCGGCATGCTGCTTAATATCACCATAGAGCGCCATACCGATATGGTGTTGCAGGTGCCGGAAAGTGCGGTTATCCCGATTGAAGACAAACATTTTGTTTTTGTGGTCAGCGACAACAAGGCATTAAGAAAAGCTATCCGCATCGGCCGCCGCCAGCCGGGCAAAGTCGAGGTACTGTCAGGGCTTGAGGAGCGGGATGCCGTGGTGATCGAAGGGGCGCTGAAACTCAGGGAAGGCATCCAGGTATCCGTGTTGGAGGATAAGCAGTGA